A genomic window from Gossypium hirsutum isolate 1008001.06 chromosome D10, Gossypium_hirsutum_v2.1, whole genome shotgun sequence includes:
- the LOC107914773 gene encoding 3-oxoacyl-[acyl-carrier-protein] synthase II, chloroplastic-like — protein MGVVTPLGHEPDVFYNNLLEGVSGDLLFCSCLYCCSFLLLLFSLQRIAGEIKSFSTDGWVAPKFSKRMDKFMLYSLTSGKKALQDGGVNEDVMEELDKTKCGVLIGSAMGGMKVFNDAIEALRISYRKMNPFCVPFATTNMGSTMLAMDLGWMGPKYSI, from the exons ATGGGAGTAGTAACTCCGCTTGGACATGAGCCTGATGTTTTCTATAACAACCTGCTCGAGGGTGTTAGTGGT GATCTCTTGTTTTGCTCTTGTTTGTACTGCTGCTCGTTCTTACTGCTCCTGTTTTCTCTCCAGAGGATTGCTGGAGAGATCAAATCTTTCTCAACTGATGGATGGGTCGCACCAAAATTTTCCAAGAGGATGGACAAATTCATGCTTTATTCTCTTACTTCCGGAAAGAAAGCTTTGCAAGATGGGGGAGTAAATGAAGATGTAATGGAGGAGTTAGATAAAACGAAATGCGGAGTTTTGATTGGTTCAGCAATGGGTGGCATGAAG GTTTTCAACGATGCGATTGAAGCTTTGAGGATCTCATACAGGAAGATGAATCCTTTTTGCGTACCGTTTGCTACAACAAATATGGGTTCTACAATGCTTGCAATGGATTTG GGATGGATGGGTCCTAAATATTCAATCTAG